A DNA window from Castanea sativa cultivar Marrone di Chiusa Pesio chromosome 7, ASM4071231v1 contains the following coding sequences:
- the LOC142644517 gene encoding uncharacterized protein LOC142644517, translated as MYQVLVDNESSVDILYYPAFQQMGIGREQLVPTNAPLVGFGGTRVYLLGIVTLSVTVGDYPQQVTKDITFLVVDCSSAYNDILGHPTLNAWKAVTSTYHLMVKFPTEYGVGELRGNQVVARECYIAMMEMDDHLQAMIIEEQRTVAEPVEELEEVHLDDSRSERTTRIGTLASQTVRQALALFLKETQDVFAWSHEDMPEIDPSVIVHRLNLSPSFSFVQQKKRGIEVNPEKVKAIMEISPPRTVKEVQSLTSKIAALNRFVSRAMDKCLPFFRTLKRSFEWIDECQKAFKELKVYLSAPPLLSPSMPGEELFLYLAVSSAAVSATLIREEGKVQRPMYFISRALREAEERYPQMEKLAFALVTAT; from the exons atgtATCAAGTTTTGGTGGACAACGAAAGCTCAGtggatatcctctactaccctgcattccagcaaatggggattggtaGAGAACAACTGGTCCCAACGAATGCACCCCTTGTTGGCTTCGGAGGGACAAGGGTCTACCTTTTGGGCATCGTCACGTTGTCTGTGACGGTCGGGGATTACCCACAGCAAGTAACCAAGGATATAACTTTTCTTGTGGTCGACTGCTCTTCTGCTTATAACGACATCCTCGGACAtcccactctcaatgcatggaaggctgttACCTCGACCTACCATCTAATGGTCAAATTCCCCACCGAATACGGAGTTGGAGAGCTGCGTGGAAATCAGGTGGTTGCACGGGAATGCTACatcgccatgatggaaatggatgaccacctaCAAGCAATGATCATCGAGGAACAGCGAACGGTGGCAGAACCGGTGGAAGAATTAGAAGAAGTACACTTGGATGATTCTAGGTCCGAACGGACCACAAGAATCGGCACCTTAGCCAGCCAAACAGTCCGACAAGCACTCGCATTATTCCTCAAGGAAAcccaagatgtttttgcatggagtcacgaggacatgccggAGATAGACCCGTCGGTCATAGTTCACAGGTTGAACTTGTCACCCTCTTTCTCCTTTGTCCAACAGAAGAAACGA ggcattgaagtcaacccagagaaggTAAAGGCGATCATGGAAatatctcctccaaggacggtaaaggaagtacaaagcttgaccaGCAAGATCGCAGCCTTGAACAGATTCGTATCAAGGGCGAtggacaaatgcctcccattcTTCCGCACGCTGAAGAGATCATTTGAGTGGATAgacgagtgccaaaaggcatttaAAGAGTTAAAGGTGTATCTCTCCGCTCCGCCGTTGCTCAGCCCATCTATGCCGGGGGAAGAATTATTCCTATACCTTGCTGTCTCCTCAGCAGCGGTTAGTGCAACTCTTATTAGAGAAGAAGGTAAGGTACAAAGGCCCATGTACTTTATAAGCCGGGCACTGAGAGAGgcagaagagaggtaccctCAGATGGAAAAACTCGCATTTGCTCTAGTAACCGCAACTTGA